A single genomic interval of Novosphingobium ginsenosidimutans harbors:
- a CDS encoding ATP-binding protein, with translation MIENGSEPIGIVLEIAGSGSAIALDLQRLQECTEDADPSVALAGQVGSQVKIRVGKGWLLASVRTQRQDAKTPGGIMAQIDFLGEGDEERLTGRIHSFRRGVTRYPIPGALIYPATSNDLKQIYASDGRSSIQVGTVFPTKDIRAGLYIDSMLGKHFALLGSTGTGKSTSAALILHRICESSPEGHIVMIDPHGEYSAAFKQTGMIFDVSNLQMPYWLMNFEEHCEVFLTSSGNERQEDMDILGKCLLAARAKNRLAEGMGKITVDSPIPYLLSDLTNLIQAEMGKLDKATSSAPYMRIKNKIDELKADPRFQFMFSGMLVGDTMAEFISKIFRLPSRGKPISIIDVSGVPSDITSTVVAVLSRMVFDFAIWARDEKTRPVLLICEEAHRYVPNEKNADGSSVGRILGRIAKEGRKYGVSLGLITQRPSDLAEGVLSQCGTIISMRLNNDRDQAFVKAAMPEGARGFLDSIPALRNRECIICGEGVSIPIRVSFDELEEMKRPASADPSISELWRDAGGEEEMVLRTVQRWRAQGR, from the coding sequence ATGATCGAGAATGGCAGTGAACCGATCGGCATCGTCCTGGAAATCGCCGGTTCGGGCTCGGCCATCGCGCTCGATTTGCAACGTCTGCAAGAATGCACCGAAGATGCCGATCCTTCTGTGGCGCTGGCCGGGCAGGTCGGCAGCCAAGTCAAGATCCGCGTCGGCAAGGGCTGGCTGCTGGCTTCGGTCCGCACCCAGCGGCAGGATGCCAAGACCCCTGGCGGGATCATGGCCCAGATCGACTTTCTGGGCGAGGGCGACGAAGAGCGCCTGACCGGCCGAATCCACTCCTTCCGCCGCGGCGTTACGCGCTACCCGATCCCCGGTGCGCTGATCTATCCGGCCACCAGCAACGATCTCAAGCAGATCTACGCCAGCGATGGCCGCTCGTCGATCCAGGTCGGCACCGTCTTCCCGACCAAGGACATCCGCGCCGGGCTCTATATCGATTCGATGCTGGGCAAGCACTTCGCGCTGCTTGGCTCGACCGGTACCGGCAAGTCGACCAGCGCCGCGCTGATCCTTCACCGGATCTGCGAATCGTCGCCGGAAGGCCACATCGTGATGATCGACCCGCACGGCGAGTATTCCGCCGCGTTCAAGCAGACGGGCATGATCTTTGACGTGTCCAACCTGCAGATGCCCTATTGGCTGATGAACTTTGAAGAGCACTGCGAAGTGTTCCTGACCTCCAGCGGCAATGAGCGGCAAGAGGATATGGACATCCTCGGCAAGTGCCTGCTTGCCGCCCGTGCGAAGAATCGGCTGGCCGAAGGCATGGGCAAGATCACGGTCGACAGCCCGATCCCCTATCTGCTGTCAGACCTGACCAACCTGATCCAGGCGGAGATGGGCAAGCTGGATAAGGCGACTTCCTCGGCACCCTATATGCGGATCAAGAACAAGATCGACGAGCTGAAGGCCGATCCGCGCTTCCAGTTCATGTTCTCGGGGATGCTCGTCGGCGATACGATGGCCGAGTTCATCTCGAAGATCTTCCGCTTGCCGAGCCGCGGCAAACCCATCTCGATCATCGACGTTTCGGGCGTCCCCTCGGACATCACGTCCACTGTCGTCGCCGTGCTCAGCCGGATGGTCTTTGACTTCGCGATCTGGGCCCGTGACGAAAAGACCCGCCCGGTCCTGCTCATCTGCGAGGAAGCCCACCGCTACGTCCCCAACGAGAAAAACGCCGATGGCTCCTCGGTTGGCCGGATCCTGGGCCGCATCGCCAAGGAAGGCCGTAAGTATGGCGTCAGCCTGGGTCTGATCACCCAGCGCCCATCGGACCTGGCCGAAGGCGTACTCTCGCAGTGCGGCACGATCATCTCGATGCGCCTCAACAACGATCGCGACCAGGCCTTCGTCAAGGCCGCCATGCCCGAAGGCGCGCGCGGCTTCCTCGATTCGATCCCGGCGCTCCGCAACCGCGAATGCATCATCTGCGGCGAGGGCGTCTCGATCCCGATCCGCGTCTCCTTCGATGAGCTCGAGGAAATGAAGCGCCCGGCCTCGGCCGACCCTTCGATCAGCGAACTGTGGCGCGATGCCGGCGGCGAAGAGGAAATGGTCCTCCGCACCGTCCAGCGCTGGCGCGCGCAGGGACGCTAG
- a CDS encoding MATE family efflux transporter codes for MSDAGPGTGPLKGNLTQGPLTRTLLVFALPQLVGNVLQSLNGSINAVWVGQLLGDEALAATANSNILMFLLFALVFGFGMAATVRIGQSWGANDVISARRVLGSALGLTGMISLVMATLGIVFADKVLDLLATPGAAHDQALAYLRVVFIANPIATITTMIAMGLRGSGDAATPLRFMILATLLDVVLNPILILGLGPAPALGIAGSAWATVIATTIGFGAMLVWIYAKDLPLRLRGAELAWLKPRWEESRYLLSRGLPMGAQMLVISGAGVIMIGLVNREGLVTAAAYGALLQIWNYIGMPAMAIGGAVSAMIAQHIGAGREDRVDAISLAGSLTNLAMTGLLIAALVPFDRPVLELLLGAGSPSVDAAVHIQDLAIWTYLPFGVTIVLFGPLRAFGANYAALLVLFVSMYVVRLSAYYLLYPLLGADALWYSFVISSITSLGLTLLVYFRLPWRKSLQARVAGLERQSHP; via the coding sequence ATGAGCGATGCTGGCCCCGGGACCGGTCCTCTGAAGGGCAATCTGACGCAGGGGCCGTTGACCCGGACCTTGTTGGTCTTTGCCCTGCCGCAGCTGGTCGGCAATGTGCTGCAAAGCCTCAACGGTTCGATCAACGCGGTCTGGGTCGGGCAACTGCTCGGCGACGAGGCACTGGCGGCGACCGCAAATTCGAACATCCTGATGTTCCTGCTGTTCGCGCTGGTCTTTGGCTTCGGCATGGCGGCGACGGTGCGGATCGGCCAGTCCTGGGGCGCCAATGACGTGATCTCCGCCCGGCGCGTGCTGGGTTCTGCGCTGGGGCTGACGGGAATGATCTCGCTCGTCATGGCAACGCTGGGCATCGTGTTTGCCGACAAGGTGCTGGACCTGCTGGCCACGCCCGGTGCGGCGCATGACCAGGCGCTGGCTTACCTGCGCGTGGTATTCATCGCCAATCCGATCGCCACGATCACCACGATGATCGCGATGGGCCTGCGCGGATCCGGCGATGCGGCGACCCCGCTGCGCTTCATGATCCTGGCAACGCTGCTCGACGTGGTGCTCAACCCGATTCTGATCCTGGGCCTTGGCCCTGCCCCGGCACTCGGCATTGCCGGGTCGGCCTGGGCGACGGTGATCGCGACGACCATCGGCTTTGGCGCAATGCTGGTGTGGATCTATGCCAAGGATCTGCCGCTGCGGCTGCGCGGGGCGGAGCTCGCCTGGCTGAAGCCGCGCTGGGAGGAAAGCCGCTATCTGCTTTCGCGCGGTTTGCCGATGGGCGCGCAGATGCTGGTCATCTCGGGCGCCGGGGTGATCATGATCGGGCTGGTCAACCGCGAGGGGCTGGTCACCGCTGCCGCCTATGGCGCGCTGCTGCAGATCTGGAACTATATCGGCATGCCGGCCATGGCGATCGGCGGCGCGGTCAGCGCGATGATCGCCCAGCACATCGGCGCGGGGCGCGAGGACCGGGTCGATGCGATCAGCCTGGCCGGAAGCCTGACCAATCTTGCCATGACCGGGCTGCTGATCGCCGCGCTGGTGCCGTTCGACCGGCCCGTGCTGGAGCTGCTGTTGGGGGCCGGCAGCCCCTCGGTTGATGCGGCAGTGCATATCCAGGACCTGGCGATCTGGACCTACCTGCCCTTCGGGGTGACGATCGTGCTGTTCGGCCCGCTGCGCGCCTTCGGGGCGAACTATGCGGCGCTGCTGGTGCTCTTTGTATCGATGTATGTGGTGCGGCTGAGCGCCTATTACCTGCTCTATCCGCTGCTGGGGGCGGATGCGCTGTGGTATTCGTTCGTGATCAGCTCGATCACGTCGTTGGGCTTGACGCTGCTGGTCTATTTCCGCCTGCCCTGGCGCAAAAGCCTGCAGGCGCGGGTTGCTGGTTTGGAGCGCCAATCACATCCGTGA
- a CDS encoding 7-carboxy-7-deazaguanine synthase QueE — protein sequence MLTLATTTPGEPEIFASLQGEGPSIGRPVAFVRLSRCNLACTWCDTAYTWRFEGDNRPHRDGLAFERKANQVVLDEADVAARIMALGQDRLVITGGEPLLQGTALARMVTLLEGMSVEIETNGTVAPHPALDPLVSQYNVSPKLKHSGNPVDSAQIPERFAEWIQKPQVWFKFVVATPDDVAEVLDLIETHRLPRERTFVMPEGTDSATLRERERWLAPLALQHGLRLSDRMHIHLYGDTRGT from the coding sequence ATGCTGACCCTTGCCACCACCACGCCGGGAGAACCGGAGATCTTCGCTTCGCTTCAGGGCGAAGGGCCGAGCATCGGGCGGCCGGTGGCCTTTGTGCGGCTGTCGCGCTGCAACCTGGCCTGCACCTGGTGCGACACCGCCTATACCTGGCGGTTCGAGGGCGATAACCGCCCGCACCGCGATGGGCTGGCCTTTGAGCGCAAGGCCAACCAGGTGGTGCTGGACGAGGCCGATGTCGCCGCACGGATCATGGCGCTGGGGCAGGACCGACTGGTGATCACCGGCGGGGAACCGCTGCTGCAAGGTACGGCTTTGGCGCGGATGGTGACGCTGCTGGAAGGGATGAGCGTGGAGATCGAGACCAATGGCACGGTCGCCCCGCACCCCGCACTCGATCCCTTGGTCAGCCAGTACAATGTCAGCCCGAAACTGAAGCATTCGGGGAATCCCGTTGACTCTGCACAGATTCCCGAACGCTTTGCGGAGTGGATTCAGAAACCTCAAGTCTGGTTTAAGTTTGTCGTGGCCACGCCCGATGACGTTGCCGAGGTGCTGGATCTGATCGAAACTCACCGCCTGCCGCGTGAGCGGACCTTCGTCATGCCCGAGGGGACCGACAGCGCCACCCTGCGCGAACGGGAACGCTGGCTGGCCCCGCTGGCACTGCAACACGGGCTACGTCTTTCAGACCGGATGCATATCCACCTCTATGGTGATACCCGCGGGACATGA